A region from the Triticum aestivum cultivar Chinese Spring chromosome 3D, IWGSC CS RefSeq v2.1, whole genome shotgun sequence genome encodes:
- the LOC123074309 gene encoding uncharacterized protein: protein MHGKPLRRIGEDCPDGATSKSVRQDICILLDRIHGFYESALDRLPAERIPSLTTRLLKAGVCFGFLDPVSNIIANTISYTPSAEDEIEEEEEIIISKVRTNTKDERIFDIPLYPETVDSMTVARRSLEGLVTFLCFQYRYLEKTEALRYLRLAGCDLLGAVGFVEQDRKRSPGEPVFNIMSPTTRIALECAALSARHPKPAELMGVLLSLMSRTVKVSKILGAHCCLPSAAVKRLAKLLRASIDLGAGRKKKRKRGELTPSNTESAEWRPGMHGTFRHTQTLKLLLLGKIHGFYLEALALLPRDGLRKLHHCSLIKGGYCYGPLDPVSNIILNTIWYGTAFPMHQDFEFDFQVDMICTRTLMRIECCSLYGIVAFLRARFSSLSEHDALWHLLLANVDLRLAIEMVQQSGFLIGGTDLDAYKKAAVDSWHSDPDALVKFTTLSLDIEPTKLSHMLAHALDDCTVEHLTMLVSKSSPTKSKKRARLLNKVSSCSEILNKNQKMLIPAIRKKFKDQEFYVRKVNDALKKKSQQTGVDYELHIICGVNPKVSEGSTTYLYKKRFKYEYFHINFLATPKGSDPATTPRELFFAECSNGDKDEEGRPSLCLPVLGSSIDHTRCFFCEHSGINIVHPYFGTYIGRRDDFQEMASGRQDVLIQTIIGRYEFQVDGMFTLKEDWIYFDPNMDAKIAQMNPIPDWARKVREWGRIF, encoded by the exons ATGCATGGCAAGCCTCTCCGCCGCATAGGCGAAGATTGTCCTGATGGCGCTACGAGTAAGAGCGTTAGGCAGGACATATGCATCTTGCTCGATCGCATCCACGGTTTCTACGAGTCGGCCCTCGACCGGCTGCCGGCGGAGAGGATACCCTCGCTGACCACGCGCCTGCTCAAGGCCGGCGTTTGCTTCGGCTTCCTTGACCCGGTCTCCAACATCATCGCCAACACCATCTCCTACACGCCAAGCGCCGAGGACGAaattgaggaggaagaggaaatcatCATCTCTAAGGTGAGGACCAACACAAAAGATGAACGAATCTTTGATATACCGCTGTACCCAGAGACGGTCGACTCCATGACCGTGGCACGGCGGTCGCTGGAGGGTCTTGTCACCTTCCTTTGCTTTCAGTACCGCTACTTGGAGAAAACAGAGGCACTGCGCTACCTGCGCCTGGCTGGATGCGACCTCCTCGGCGCTGTAGGGTTCGTCGAGCAAGACCGTAAGAGGAGCCCCGGCGAGCCCGTGTTCAACATCATGTCACCTACAACCAGAATAGCCCTGGAGTGTGCTGCCCTGTCCGCGAGGCATCCCAAACCAGCAGAGCTGATGGGCGTCTTGCTGTCATTGATGTCTCGGACGGTCAAGGTGTCCAAGATTCTTGGGGCACACTGCTGCTTACCCTCTGCAGCTGTCAAGCGCCTTGCCAAGCTGCTCAGGGCCTCGATTGATCTTGGTGCCGGtagaaagaagaagagaaagagggGTGAGCTGACACCCAGCAACACAGAATCTGCTGAGTGGAGGCCGGGTATGCATGGGACATTCAGACACACACAGACTCTGAAGCTGCTGCTCCTCGGCAAGATCCATGGTTTCTACCTAGAGGCACTCGCCCTGCTGCCTAGGGATGGCCTGCGCAAGCTTCACCACTGCAGCCTCATCAAGGGCGGCTACTGCTATGGCCCCTTGGATCCTGTCTCGAACATCATCCTCAACACCATTTGGTATGGCACTGCATTCCCCATGCACCAAGATTTCGAGTTTGACTTTCAGGTGGACATGATATGCACAAGGACCCTTATGCGCATCGAGTGCTGCTCCCTCTATGGCATCGTCGCCTTCCTCCGTGCTCGCTTCAGTTCTCTCTCGGAGCATGATGCTCTCTGGCACCTTCTTTTGGCCAATGTGGACTTACGGTTAGCCATTGAGATGGTACAACAGTCTGGTTTCCTTATCGGCGGCACTGACCTTGATGCCTATAAGAAAGCTGCGGTTGattcatggcactcggaccctgaTGCACTGGTGAAATTCACGACATTGTCCCTGGACATTGAGCCCACCAAGTTGTCGCATATGCTGGCTCACGCGCTTGACGACTGCACAGTTGAGCACCTCACTATGCTTGTGTCAAAATCTTCACCTACCAAATCAAAGAAGCGGGCTCGGTTACTGAATAAAGTATCATCATGCTCAGAGATCTTGAATAAAAACCAGAAGATGTTAATTCCGGCCATTCGGAAGAAATTTAAGGACCAAGAGTTCTATGTCAGGAAGGTTAATGATGCATTGAAAAAAAAATCTCAGCAAACAGGG GTGGACTATGAACTTCATATTATTTGCGGTGTGAATCCCAAGGTATCTGAAGGTTCAACTACTTATCTGTACAAGAAGAGGTTCAAATATGAGTATTTCCACATCAACTTCTTGGCAACACCAAAGGGATCAGATCCTGCTACCACACCTCGAGAATTGTTCTTCGCTGAGTGTAGCAATGGTGATAAAGATGAGGAGGGAAGACCATCGTTGTGCTTGCCGGTTTTGGGTTCTTCGATAGATCACA CTCGCTGCTTTTTCTGTGAGCATAGTGGGATAAACATTGTGCATCCATATTTTGGAACATATATTGGACGCCGCGATGATTTCCAAGAGATGGCTTCCGGAAGGCAAGATGTCCTAATTCAAACTATCATCGGTCGCTACGAGTTTCAAGTCGATGGTATGTTTACTCTGAAGGAGGACTGGATCTATTTTGATCCCAACATGGACGCAAAGATTGCCCAGATGAATCCTATTCCTGACTGGGCTAGGAAGGTGCGAGAATGGGGCAGAATCTTCTGA